Proteins co-encoded in one Sulfuricystis thermophila genomic window:
- the istA gene encoding IS21 family transposase, translating to MLAKIRRMHFRDHIPLREIARRTGLARNTLRHWLRQKDVVEPQYKKREAKSVVDPWAEQLTQWLKTDSHRPKRDRRTAMAMFKAIQAQGYSGGYGRVCAYIKRWRKEEAEKPGPAFVPLTFALGEAFQFDWSTEYAFVGGLRRKLEVAHTKLCASRAFWLTAYYGQSHEMLFDAHARAFAAFGGVPRRGIYDNMKTAVDKVGRGKERDINPRFYAMCGHYLFDPEFCNVASGWEKGRVEKNVQDRRRQIWHQASERRWRDLDELNEWLGEQCRQAWTDTANPEWPALTIGELLQDELMQMLPAPQPFDGYVEKPVRVTSTALIHFQRNRYSVPAEHAHAVLSLRIYPAELRLVADGKEVARHVRSFERDQTFYDFTHYIGIVERKPGALRNGAPFAEMPEPLLRLQRILLKQTGGDRVMADVLGAIPKHGLDTVLVAVELALESGRPSGEHVMNVLARLKAGIPAPNKIETALKLAEEPKPNVDRYDQLRQEVSHVD from the coding sequence ATGTTGGCCAAGATCAGGCGGATGCATTTCCGCGACCACATACCGCTGCGCGAGATTGCGCGGCGAACGGGACTGGCAAGGAACACCCTGCGGCACTGGCTGCGACAGAAAGACGTTGTCGAGCCGCAGTACAAGAAACGGGAAGCGAAGAGCGTCGTCGATCCCTGGGCGGAACAACTGACGCAATGGCTGAAGACCGACAGTCACCGGCCAAAGCGGGACCGACGCACGGCCATGGCCATGTTCAAGGCCATCCAGGCACAGGGCTACTCCGGGGGCTATGGGCGGGTCTGCGCCTATATCAAGCGCTGGCGGAAGGAGGAAGCCGAGAAGCCGGGGCCGGCCTTTGTTCCGCTGACCTTTGCGCTGGGCGAAGCCTTCCAGTTCGACTGGAGCACCGAATATGCCTTCGTCGGCGGCCTGCGCCGGAAGCTCGAAGTCGCGCACACCAAGCTATGCGCCAGCCGAGCGTTCTGGCTGACCGCCTACTACGGGCAGAGCCACGAAATGCTGTTCGACGCCCATGCGCGTGCATTTGCCGCCTTTGGTGGCGTGCCGCGACGCGGCATCTACGACAATATGAAGACCGCTGTCGACAAGGTTGGTCGTGGCAAGGAGCGCGACATCAACCCGCGCTTTTACGCCATGTGCGGGCACTACCTGTTCGATCCGGAATTCTGCAACGTCGCCTCGGGCTGGGAGAAGGGCCGCGTCGAGAAGAACGTCCAGGATCGTCGCCGACAGATCTGGCACCAGGCCAGCGAGCGTCGCTGGCGGGATCTCGACGAACTCAATGAGTGGCTTGGCGAGCAGTGCCGTCAAGCGTGGACAGATACCGCCAATCCGGAATGGCCGGCGCTGACCATCGGTGAGCTGCTGCAAGACGAACTGATGCAGATGCTGCCGGCCCCGCAGCCGTTTGACGGTTATGTCGAGAAGCCGGTACGGGTGACCAGCACGGCGCTGATCCATTTCCAGCGCAACCGTTACAGTGTGCCAGCCGAACATGCCCATGCCGTTCTGAGCCTGCGCATTTACCCGGCGGAACTACGACTGGTGGCCGACGGCAAGGAAGTCGCCCGCCATGTGCGCAGCTTCGAGCGTGACCAGACCTTTTACGACTTCACCCACTACATCGGCATCGTCGAGCGGAAACCTGGGGCGCTCAGGAATGGCGCCCCGTTTGCCGAAATGCCCGAGCCATTGCTGCGACTCCAGCGCATCCTGCTCAAGCAGACTGGCGGTGATCGTGTCATGGCCGATGTGCTTGGGGCCATCCCGAAACATGGCCTCGATACGGTACTGGTGGCAGTCGAACTGGCACTGGAGTCCGGCCGCCCGAGTGGTGAGCATGTCATGAATGTGCTGGCGCGGCTGAAAGCAGGAATTCCCGCCCCGAACAAGATCGAGACAGCGCTCAAACTGGCCGAAGAGCCGAAACCGAACGTGGACCGCTACGACCAACTGCGCCAGGAGGTGAGCCATGTCGATTGA
- the istB gene encoding IS21-like element helper ATPase IstB, with translation MLTHHSLTQLKTLRLDGMARALEEQLAQPGAAALSFEERIALIIDREMSFRDSKRVTRLLKQAKLKVGSACLEDVDYRPGRGLEKKLLASLGGGDWIRHHQNCLITGSTGSGKTWLACALGNAACRQGFSVLYVRLPRLFEELRIAHGDGSFTRRLSALAKTDLLLIDDWGLAPPSAAERSDLLEVLDDRVGTRSTIITSQLPVEHWHEYLGEPTLADAILDRILHASHRLKLTGDSMRKARRT, from the coding sequence ATGCTCACCCACCACAGCCTCACCCAACTCAAGACCCTGCGCCTGGATGGCATGGCCCGTGCCCTCGAGGAGCAATTGGCCCAGCCCGGCGCGGCGGCGCTGTCCTTCGAGGAGCGCATCGCCCTGATCATCGACCGGGAGATGTCGTTCCGCGACTCCAAACGCGTCACCCGCCTGCTCAAGCAGGCCAAGCTCAAGGTCGGTAGCGCCTGCCTCGAGGATGTCGATTACCGCCCCGGGCGCGGCCTGGAGAAGAAACTCCTCGCTTCGCTCGGCGGCGGCGACTGGATCCGCCATCACCAGAACTGCCTGATCACCGGCTCCACCGGCAGCGGCAAGACCTGGCTCGCCTGCGCGCTCGGCAACGCTGCCTGCCGGCAGGGCTTCTCGGTGTTGTATGTCCGCCTGCCGCGGCTCTTCGAGGAACTGCGCATCGCCCACGGCGACGGCAGCTTCACGCGTCGCCTCTCAGCGCTGGCGAAGACCGACCTATTGCTGATCGACGATTGGGGATTGGCGCCGCCGTCGGCGGCGGAACGCTCCGACTTGCTCGAGGTGCTCGACGACCGCGTCGGCACGCGCTCGACCATCATCACCAGCCAGCTACCCGTCGAGCATTGGCACGAGTATCTCGGCGAGCCGACGCTCGCCGACGCCATCCTCGATCGCATTCTGCATGCCTCGCACCGGCTCAAGTTGACTGGCGACTCGATGCGCAAGGCGAGAAGGACGTGA
- a CDS encoding tyrosine-type recombinase/integrase, translated as MAKRLSAQACETVKPSIRDRLLSDGDGLYLRVRPNGTKTWVIEYEHRGKRTKYTIGRYAREGAPGDSIPDWLRHGQQSLTQARSIAGAWKAARRSGRDPVADWEALLEQERRVEAARRAEEEAERNQPTVKDVIEAFMQKIMAGKKSAPAIRYRLDRLAALIGNRKIRDVTRQHVVAALDTIAQGEREGKTAKQLAGEVLTQAKRVWRFAAEREWIADSPIEKLTRAAFGAKPNKRDVTLRLDELAAIWRALDNRELCKSDPVTIAAMKLLILTGQRESEVCEAEWAEFDLVEGLWRLPAERTKSKRAHLVHLAPQAVAILQALKPITGKERHVFSSPLRPKQAIYGRAVNNALATMFKTGKLPNVTQCHVHDFRRTLISRLPDLGFEPFLGHKIANHVLSGVFAHYNHNSYEAQRKAALEAWAALIELLAAGENMTQLQRAA; from the coding sequence ATGGCGAAACGACTTTCTGCTCAGGCCTGCGAGACTGTAAAGCCATCCATTCGCGACCGGCTTTTGAGCGACGGTGATGGGTTGTATCTGCGAGTGCGGCCAAATGGCACGAAAACATGGGTGATCGAGTATGAGCATCGTGGCAAGCGTACAAAATACACCATTGGCAGGTATGCCCGCGAAGGCGCGCCAGGAGATAGCATCCCCGATTGGTTGCGGCATGGGCAGCAATCACTGACCCAAGCTCGCTCGATTGCAGGGGCTTGGAAAGCGGCGCGGCGATCCGGGCGTGATCCAGTAGCCGATTGGGAAGCCCTGCTAGAGCAAGAGCGTCGAGTCGAAGCCGCGAGACGGGCCGAAGAGGAAGCCGAGCGGAATCAACCGACCGTAAAGGACGTCATCGAAGCATTCATGCAGAAGATCATGGCGGGCAAGAAAAGCGCCCCGGCGATCCGCTACCGGCTGGATCGGTTGGCAGCGCTGATCGGAAATCGAAAAATCCGTGACGTGACACGGCAGCATGTCGTCGCGGCACTGGACACCATCGCTCAAGGCGAGCGTGAAGGCAAAACCGCGAAGCAACTGGCGGGCGAGGTATTGACCCAAGCCAAGCGCGTTTGGCGGTTCGCTGCGGAACGCGAGTGGATAGCCGACTCCCCAATAGAGAAACTGACACGGGCGGCTTTCGGTGCCAAGCCCAACAAACGCGATGTAACACTGCGGCTGGATGAATTGGCGGCTATCTGGCGGGCGCTTGATAACCGCGAATTGTGTAAGTCTGATCCTGTGACCATCGCGGCAATGAAGCTGCTGATTCTGACTGGGCAACGTGAAAGTGAAGTATGCGAAGCCGAATGGGCGGAATTTGATTTAGTAGAGGGATTGTGGCGACTGCCAGCGGAACGGACAAAATCCAAGCGGGCACACCTTGTTCATCTTGCTCCGCAAGCTGTGGCGATCCTGCAAGCCTTGAAACCTATCACTGGTAAAGAGCGCCATGTCTTTTCATCGCCCTTACGACCAAAGCAGGCGATCTATGGGCGGGCGGTGAATAACGCGCTGGCAACGATGTTCAAAACGGGCAAGCTGCCGAACGTGACGCAATGCCATGTCCATGATTTTCGGCGGACACTGATAAGCCGCTTGCCTGATCTGGGCTTTGAGCCATTCTTGGGCCATAAGATTGCAAACCACGTTCTATCAGGCGTGTTCGCCCATTACAACCACAACAGTTATGAGGCACAACGTAAGGCGGCGTTGGAAGCATGGGCAGCGCTAATCGAATTACTGGCGGCCGGCGAGAACATGACCCAACTGCAACGGGCAGCGTAA
- a CDS encoding EVE domain-containing protein, with the protein MRYWLMKTEPSVVGIDDVLAMPNQTVDWWGVRNYQARNFMRDQMKVGDGVLFYHSSCPQPGIAGIAEVAKLAYPDRTQFDPQSPYYDPKSTPENPRWVNVDVRVVRKIPLIPLDELRRHPELANMRVLQRGNRLSITPVDPAEWAFILRNLVK; encoded by the coding sequence ATGCGCTACTGGCTGATGAAAACCGAGCCTTCCGTCGTCGGCATCGACGATGTGCTGGCCATGCCGAACCAGACCGTCGACTGGTGGGGGGTGCGTAACTACCAGGCGCGCAACTTCATGCGCGACCAGATGAAGGTCGGCGATGGGGTGTTGTTTTATCACTCCTCCTGCCCGCAGCCGGGCATCGCCGGCATTGCCGAGGTGGCGAAACTCGCCTATCCCGACCGCACCCAATTCGATCCGCAAAGCCCTTATTACGACCCGAAATCGACGCCGGAGAATCCGCGCTGGGTGAATGTCGATGTGCGCGTCGTCCGCAAGATTCCGCTGATCCCGCTCGACGAGCTGCGACGGCATCCGGAACTGGCGAACATGCGCGTCTTGCAGCGCGGCAACCGGCTGTCGATCACGCCGGTCGATCCGGCAGAGTGGGCGTTCATCCTGCGGAACCTCGTCAAATGA
- a CDS encoding sulfite exporter TauE/SafE family protein encodes MIWLAAYLLLGAVAGFFAGLLGVGGGAIMVPVLALLFAAQGFPAEHLMHLALGTSMAAIVFTSVSSLRAHHAHGAVRWPIVKSIAPGILLGTFAGAQFASLIPTRPLAIFFTAFMSYVAFQMLANIKPKPSRQLPGPFGMFLVGSGIGAISALVAIGGGSLSVPFMTWCNVKMHEAIGTSAAIGFPIAVAGSVGYLVGGWHATGLPAWSIGYVYLPALAACAAMSMLTAPWGAKAAHRLPVATLKKIFAGVILLLLAKMLHGLL; translated from the coding sequence ATGATCTGGCTCGCCGCTTACCTTCTGCTCGGTGCAGTGGCGGGCTTCTTCGCCGGCTTGTTGGGTGTCGGCGGCGGCGCGATCATGGTGCCAGTGCTGGCATTGCTGTTCGCCGCGCAGGGCTTCCCTGCCGAGCATCTGATGCATCTTGCGCTTGGCACCTCGATGGCGGCGATCGTATTCACCTCGGTTTCGAGCTTGCGCGCGCATCATGCCCACGGTGCAGTGCGCTGGCCGATCGTCAAGAGCATCGCGCCGGGGATCCTCCTCGGCACCTTCGCCGGCGCGCAGTTCGCGAGCCTGATCCCCACCCGGCCGCTGGCGATCTTCTTCACTGCCTTCATGAGCTATGTCGCCTTCCAGATGCTCGCGAACATCAAACCGAAGCCTTCGCGGCAACTGCCCGGACCCTTCGGCATGTTCCTCGTCGGCAGCGGCATCGGCGCGATCTCGGCGCTCGTCGCGATCGGCGGCGGCTCCTTGTCCGTGCCGTTCATGACCTGGTGCAACGTCAAGATGCACGAGGCGATCGGCACCTCGGCGGCGATCGGCTTTCCGATCGCCGTGGCGGGCAGCGTCGGCTATCTGGTCGGCGGCTGGCACGCCACCGGTTTGCCAGCCTGGAGTATCGGTTATGTCTACTTGCCTGCGCTCGCTGCCTGTGCGGCGATGAGCATGCTGACGGCACCTTGGGGCGCGAAAGCCGCGCACCGGCTGCCGGTGGCGACGCTGAAGAAAATCTTCGCCGGCGTGATCCTATTGCTGTTGGCCAAGATGCTCCACGGGCTGCTTTGA
- a CDS encoding potassium channel family protein, whose amino-acid sequence MHPGSAFFIVLRRMRAPLILLIVVYAVSILGLTLIPGADAEGKPAPPMSFLHAFYFVSYTATTIGFGEIPQAFSEAQRMWVTAIIYATVIVWTYAILTILALFSDRAFQQALSAGRFKRRVQRLAEPFYIVCGCGETGGRVLAALDKMDARAVAIDLDENRLAELELEDFRSETPALAGDAAQTQNLFAAGLMHRFCRGILALTNDDQANLAIAAHARLLRPQLPAILRVEHDAIAQRMTAFGATQTINPFANFARLLALAIHAPALYRLHDWLTGTPGTILVATRDPPAGRWIVCGYGRFGHSLVAELQREGMEIALIDQHPLEAPGFTAVVGSGVEPEVLTAAGVASADGLVAATDDDLTNLSIAVAARALNPGLFIVLRQNQQSRAELFAALQPEMIMAPAEIVAHAALARLTTPLLPDFLRAAEARGDDWAWALQSRLRMELGSAVPLCWQLSIDDNVATAIVTLIAEGREVVLSALLRNPSDRSQRLSCVALALRRDEADMLMPEADTSLMIGDQILFVGTAAARAEQELIARNRNVLHYLLTGREETGWLWRAMTRKWSKQPVEHLGQQQ is encoded by the coding sequence ATGCATCCCGGCAGCGCCTTCTTCATCGTCCTGCGGCGCATGCGTGCGCCGCTGATTCTGCTGATCGTCGTCTATGCCGTCTCGATTCTCGGCCTGACATTGATTCCGGGCGCCGATGCTGAAGGCAAGCCGGCACCGCCAATGTCCTTCCTGCACGCGTTCTATTTCGTCAGCTATACGGCGACGACGATCGGTTTCGGCGAAATTCCGCAGGCCTTCTCGGAAGCGCAGCGGATGTGGGTGACGGCGATCATCTATGCCACGGTGATCGTCTGGACCTATGCGATCCTCACCATCCTGGCGCTGTTTTCCGACCGTGCCTTCCAGCAGGCCCTTTCCGCCGGCCGTTTCAAGCGGCGCGTGCAGCGTCTCGCGGAGCCGTTCTACATCGTGTGCGGTTGTGGCGAGACGGGCGGTCGGGTGCTCGCGGCGCTGGACAAGATGGATGCGCGTGCGGTTGCGATCGACCTGGACGAGAACCGGCTGGCGGAACTCGAGCTCGAGGATTTCCGCAGCGAAACGCCGGCGCTCGCCGGCGATGCGGCGCAGACCCAAAACCTCTTCGCCGCCGGGCTCATGCACCGATTTTGCCGCGGCATCCTGGCGCTGACCAACGACGACCAGGCGAATCTCGCCATCGCCGCCCATGCCCGCCTGCTGCGCCCGCAATTGCCGGCGATCCTGCGCGTCGAGCACGACGCGATCGCCCAGCGCATGACCGCCTTCGGCGCGACGCAGACGATCAATCCGTTCGCCAACTTCGCGCGGCTTCTGGCGCTGGCCATTCATGCGCCGGCGCTGTATCGCCTGCACGACTGGCTGACCGGCACGCCGGGCACCATTCTCGTCGCCACGCGCGATCCGCCGGCCGGCCGCTGGATCGTCTGCGGCTATGGGCGTTTCGGTCACTCGCTGGTGGCGGAACTGCAGCGCGAGGGCATGGAAATCGCGCTGATCGATCAGCATCCGCTCGAAGCCCCGGGCTTCACCGCCGTCGTCGGCAGCGGCGTCGAGCCGGAGGTGCTCACTGCGGCCGGCGTGGCCAGCGCCGACGGTCTCGTCGCCGCCACCGACGACGACCTGACCAATCTCTCGATCGCCGTCGCCGCGCGCGCACTGAACCCCGGTCTGTTCATCGTGCTGCGGCAAAACCAGCAAAGCCGCGCCGAGCTGTTCGCCGCCCTGCAACCGGAAATGATCATGGCGCCGGCCGAGATCGTCGCCCATGCGGCGCTGGCGCGGCTGACGACGCCACTGCTGCCGGATTTCCTGCGCGCCGCGGAAGCGCGCGGTGACGACTGGGCCTGGGCCTTGCAGTCACGGCTGCGCATGGAGCTGGGCTCGGCCGTGCCGCTGTGCTGGCAGTTGTCGATCGACGACAATGTAGCAACTGCGATCGTCACGTTGATCGCCGAAGGCCGTGAAGTGGTGCTGTCGGCATTGCTGCGTAACCCTTCCGACCGCAGCCAGCGGCTTTCCTGCGTTGCGCTGGCCTTGCGGCGCGATGAGGCAGACATGCTGATGCCGGAAGCCGATACCTCGCTGATGATCGGCGATCAGATTCTCTTCGTCGGCACCGCCGCGGCACGCGCGGAACAGGAACTCATCGCTCGCAACCGCAATGTGCTGCATTATCTGCTGACCGGCCGCGAGGAAACCGGCTGGCTGTGGCGCGCGATGACGCGAAAGTGGTCAAAGCAGCCCGTGGAGCATCTTGGCCAACAGCAATAG
- a CDS encoding DUF6394 family protein, translating into MNFEKVVFGFFIVLAATLNFGFFIGDIDRPELHHIYELFAAIIVNLIATVLKFGDRTQIGAIHLATSLVADLQLIAAASVWAFAVHVSGEGMTPATTASVVSLSGGALLANIVSLAILVAETVMMRR; encoded by the coding sequence ATGAATTTCGAGAAGGTCGTCTTCGGTTTCTTCATCGTTCTCGCTGCGACGCTCAACTTCGGCTTCTTCATCGGCGACATCGACCGGCCCGAGCTGCATCACATCTACGAGCTGTTTGCGGCGATCATCGTCAACCTGATCGCCACGGTGCTCAAATTCGGCGACCGCACGCAGATCGGCGCGATCCATCTGGCCACCAGCCTGGTCGCCGACCTGCAGCTGATCGCCGCGGCGAGCGTCTGGGCTTTCGCGGTGCATGTCAGCGGCGAGGGCATGACGCCGGCAACCACCGCCAGCGTGGTCTCGCTGTCCGGCGGCGCCTTGCTCGCCAACATCGTCTCGCTGGCGATCCTGGTCGCCGAAACGGTGATGATGCGGCGCTAG
- a CDS encoding ParA family protein, whose amino-acid sequence MQTCLIANPKGGVGKSTLATNLAGGLARRGYRVMLGDVDRQQSTAAWLRLRSPLLPKISTWEIRPDEPARPPAGTTHAVLDTPAGLHGKKLAHLLKLVDRLIVPLAPSLFDILATRRFLDELLEEKALRKHPVEIVVVGMRVDARTRAAAELERFLQDTGLPVIAHLRDTQNYVQAAAHGLTIFELSPRRAAQDWEQWQPILRWAEGAIEEQS is encoded by the coding sequence ATGCAAACTTGTCTGATCGCGAATCCCAAGGGCGGCGTCGGCAAGAGCACGCTGGCGACCAATCTTGCCGGCGGGCTGGCGCGGCGCGGCTACCGTGTGATGCTCGGGGACGTCGACCGCCAGCAATCGACGGCGGCCTGGCTGCGGTTGCGCTCGCCGCTGCTGCCGAAAATATCGACCTGGGAAATTCGCCCTGACGAACCGGCGCGCCCGCCGGCAGGCACCACCCATGCGGTGCTCGACACCCCTGCGGGCTTGCATGGCAAGAAGCTCGCGCATTTGCTCAAACTGGTCGATCGCTTGATCGTGCCGCTCGCGCCTTCCCTGTTCGACATCCTCGCCACGCGCCGTTTCCTCGACGAGCTGCTCGAAGAGAAGGCGCTGCGCAAACACCCGGTCGAGATCGTCGTCGTCGGCATGCGCGTCGATGCCCGCACGCGCGCGGCCGCCGAGCTCGAGCGCTTCCTTCAGGACACCGGGCTGCCGGTGATCGCCCATTTGCGCGACACGCAGAACTACGTGCAGGCCGCAGCCCATGGACTGACGATTTTCGAACTGTCCCCGCGCCGCGCCGCGCAGGATTGGGAGCAATGGCAGCCGATCCTGCGCTGGGCGGAAGGGGCGATCGAGGAGCAGTCATGA
- a CDS encoding NADP-dependent malic enzyme: MTMSGERKEEDGAELSAAALEYHTSPTPGKISVIPTKGLTNQRDLALAYSPGVAAACHAIVADPAAASRMTARANLVGVVTNGTAVLGLGNIGPLAAKPVMEGKAVLFKKFAGIDVFDIELAERDPDKLIDMIAALEPTFGGINLEDIKAPECFYIEAKLRERMKIPVFHDDQHGTAIVVGAFILNGLKLVGKKIEEVKLVTSGAGAAALACLDLLVQLGVRVENIWVTDIHGLVYEGRQVEMDPLKARFAKATEMRTLGEAIAGADVFLGLSAGGVLKKEMVAKMAAKPLILALANPTPEILPEEVRAVRDDAIIATGRSDYPNQVNNVLCFPFIFRGALDAGATTITESMKLAAVRALAELAQAEASDVVSMAYGGEATAFGPEYLIPKPFDPRLIVKIAPAVAQAAAESGVATRPIKDLTAYREKLDNFVYHSGFVMKPVFAAAKQAPRRVIYCEGEDERVLHAVQAVCDEGLAQPVLIGRPEVIEMRIARAGLRIRPGHDFELVNPLSDPRYRELCNEYHALMGRQGVTPEMAKQLLRSDTTLIGAMLLKRGDVDAMLCGTVGRHAQHLKHIEDVIGLKARAHCFAAMNLLLLPRHTLFVCDTYVNEDPDAGLIADITLMAADEVRRFGLVPKVALLSHSNFGSVPTDATRKMARALEIITARAPELEVDGEMHGDAALNEAIRKRAYPGSRLKGEANLLIMPNVDAANIAFNLLKETNGEGITVGPILLGAAKPVHILTPTATVRRLVNMTALAVVDANHLSA, encoded by the coding sequence ATGACCATGAGTGGAGAACGCAAAGAGGAGGACGGCGCGGAGCTTTCCGCCGCCGCCCTCGAATACCATACCTCCCCGACGCCGGGGAAGATTTCGGTCATTCCGACCAAGGGGCTGACCAACCAGCGCGATTTGGCGCTCGCCTATTCGCCGGGCGTGGCGGCCGCCTGCCATGCGATCGTCGCCGATCCAGCGGCCGCGAGCCGGATGACTGCGCGCGCCAACCTGGTGGGCGTGGTCACCAACGGCACGGCGGTACTGGGACTGGGCAACATCGGTCCGCTGGCCGCCAAGCCGGTGATGGAAGGCAAGGCGGTGCTGTTCAAGAAGTTCGCCGGCATCGACGTGTTCGACATCGAGCTCGCCGAGCGCGATCCCGACAAGCTGATCGACATGATCGCGGCGCTGGAGCCGACCTTCGGCGGCATCAATCTGGAGGACATCAAGGCGCCCGAATGCTTTTACATCGAGGCGAAGCTGCGCGAGCGCATGAAGATTCCCGTCTTCCACGACGACCAGCACGGCACCGCGATCGTCGTCGGCGCCTTCATCCTCAATGGCCTGAAACTCGTCGGCAAGAAAATCGAAGAGGTGAAGCTCGTCACCTCCGGCGCCGGCGCGGCGGCGCTCGCTTGCCTCGATCTGCTCGTCCAGCTCGGTGTGCGGGTCGAGAACATCTGGGTCACCGACATCCACGGCCTGGTGTATGAAGGCCGCCAAGTGGAGATGGATCCGCTCAAGGCGCGCTTTGCCAAGGCCACCGAGATGCGTACGCTTGGCGAGGCGATCGCCGGCGCCGACGTGTTTCTAGGGCTTTCGGCCGGCGGCGTGCTCAAAAAAGAGATGGTGGCGAAGATGGCGGCCAAGCCCCTGATTCTCGCACTCGCCAACCCGACGCCGGAGATCCTGCCCGAAGAGGTGCGCGCGGTGCGCGACGATGCGATCATCGCCACGGGTCGTTCGGATTATCCGAACCAGGTCAACAACGTGCTGTGCTTCCCTTTCATCTTCCGCGGCGCGCTCGATGCCGGAGCGACGACGATCACCGAGTCGATGAAGCTCGCCGCCGTGCGCGCGCTCGCCGAACTCGCCCAGGCCGAGGCTTCCGACGTCGTGTCGATGGCCTATGGCGGCGAGGCGACTGCCTTCGGCCCGGAATACCTGATCCCCAAGCCTTTCGATCCACGGCTGATCGTCAAGATCGCCCCGGCCGTCGCTCAGGCGGCGGCGGAATCCGGTGTCGCGACGCGGCCGATCAAGGATCTGACGGCCTACCGGGAAAAGCTCGACAACTTCGTCTATCACTCCGGCTTCGTCATGAAGCCGGTATTCGCTGCCGCGAAGCAGGCGCCGCGGCGGGTCATCTACTGCGAAGGCGAGGACGAGCGCGTGCTGCATGCGGTGCAGGCGGTGTGTGACGAGGGGCTCGCGCAGCCGGTGCTGATCGGCCGGCCCGAGGTGATCGAGATGCGCATCGCGCGCGCCGGGCTGCGCATCCGTCCCGGTCATGACTTCGAGCTCGTCAATCCGCTTTCCGATCCGCGCTACCGCGAGCTGTGCAACGAATACCACGCGCTGATGGGGCGTCAGGGCGTCACCCCCGAGATGGCCAAGCAACTGTTGCGCTCCGACACCACGCTGATCGGCGCGATGCTCCTCAAGCGCGGCGACGTCGATGCGATGCTGTGTGGCACCGTGGGTCGTCACGCCCAGCACCTGAAACACATCGAGGATGTCATCGGCCTGAAAGCCCGTGCCCATTGTTTCGCGGCGATGAACCTCTTGCTCTTGCCGCGCCATACGCTGTTCGTCTGCGACACTTACGTCAATGAGGACCCGGATGCGGGGCTGATTGCCGACATCACGCTGATGGCGGCGGACGAGGTGCGCCGTTTCGGCCTGGTGCCGAAGGTCGCGCTGCTGTCGCACTCGAACTTCGGCAGTGTGCCGACCGATGCGACGCGCAAGATGGCGCGTGCGCTGGAAATCATCACCGCGCGTGCGCCGGAGCTGGAGGTCGATGGCGAGATGCACGGTGATGCCGCGTTGAACGAAGCGATCCGCAAGCGTGCCTATCCGGGCAGCCGCCTGAAAGGCGAGGCGAATCTGCTCATCATGCCCAACGTCGATGCCGCCAACATCGCCTTCAACCTGCTCAAGGAAACCAATGGCGAAGGCATCACCGTCGGCCCGATCCTGCTCGGCGCGGCCAAACCCGTGCATATCCTGACGCCGACGGCGACGGTGCGCCGGCTGGTGAATATGACGGCGCTGGCGGTGGTGGATGCCAACCATTTGAGCGCTTAA
- a CDS encoding ParA family protein, with translation MKRVVFNQKGGVGKSTIACNLAAIAAAKGGRKGQGARTLVVDLDPQANSTRYLLGADAEGLENTVTGFFDQVLNFKLRPKATEEFIHATPFERLYVMPADAALEELQAKLESRYKIYKLKEALDALDFDEIWIDTPPALHFYTRSALIAADRCLIPFDCDEFARRALYTLLDNVAEIRADHNAALEVEGIVVNQFQARASLPQQVVEALRAEGLPVLEPFLSASVKIKESHQAAKPMIHLDPRHKVTAEFERLFDALQRGHKITKQRN, from the coding sequence ATGAAACGCGTCGTTTTCAACCAGAAGGGCGGGGTGGGCAAGAGCACCATCGCCTGCAACCTCGCCGCGATCGCTGCCGCCAAGGGCGGGCGGAAAGGACAGGGTGCGCGCACGCTGGTGGTCGACCTCGACCCCCAGGCCAACTCGACCCGCTATCTCCTGGGCGCCGATGCCGAAGGACTGGAAAACACCGTGACAGGGTTTTTCGACCAGGTGCTCAATTTCAAGCTGCGGCCGAAGGCAACGGAAGAGTTCATCCACGCGACGCCGTTCGAGCGGCTCTATGTCATGCCGGCGGACGCCGCGCTCGAAGAGCTGCAGGCCAAGCTCGAATCGCGCTACAAGATCTACAAGCTCAAGGAAGCGCTCGATGCGCTCGATTTCGACGAGATCTGGATCGACACGCCGCCGGCGCTGCACTTCTACACTCGCTCGGCGCTGATCGCCGCCGACCGCTGCCTGATCCCCTTCGACTGCGACGAGTTCGCCCGCCGCGCGCTCTATACGCTGCTCGACAACGTCGCCGAGATTCGCGCCGACCACAATGCCGCATTGGAAGTCGAGGGTATCGTCGTCAACCAGTTCCAGGCACGCGCCAGCCTGCCGCAGCAGGTGGTCGAGGCGTTGCGTGCCGAGGGCCTGCCGGTGCTCGAACCCTTCCTGTCGGCCTCGGTGAAGATCAAGGAATCGCACCAAGCCGCCAAGCCGATGATCCATCTGGACCCCCGGCACAAGGTGACTGCCGAGTTCGAGCGGCTCTTCGACGCGCTGCAACGAGGGCACAAGATCACGAAGCAGCGGAATTAG